A DNA window from Paralichthys olivaceus isolate ysfri-2021 chromosome 3, ASM2471397v2, whole genome shotgun sequence contains the following coding sequences:
- the sbno2b gene encoding si:ch73-63e15.2 isoform X7: protein MCVCVFYPPSAHSAAFGPMSLMQFWTKLYSQLGRPLPKDLSCIDDLSTNSLFSSPADSLSEYADAQSFISTDNLEAVPTIWDVSTSTTTTPAQSQLEQNGSSRFHGLASLDDITAIISTPPLGGFQAKRTQTPPEEEEDAEEEETEELGHVDTYAEYRPSKSTIGISHPDIVVETNTLSSVPPPDITYTLSIPESTINSGLLSALQLEAIIYACQQHEVILQNNQRAGFLIGDGAGVGKGRTVAGIILENYLRGRKKALWFSISNDLKFDAERDLKDIDAPIIPVHALNKIKYGDTATSEGVLFATYSALIGESQAGGQRRTRIKQILDWCKPDFDGVIIFDECHKAKNATSTKMGKAVLDLQNKLPRARVVYASATGASEPKNMIYMSRLGIWGEGTPFRAFDDFLHTIEKRGVGAMEIVAMDMKVSGMYIARQLSFSGVSFRVEEIRLDSDFKLVYNKAAKLWAEALQVFLRAADELGLVSRKSLWGQFWSSHQRFFKYLCIAAKVRCLVELAQKELQAGKCIVVGLQSTGESRTREVLDENDGHLDRFVSAAEGVFQSLVSKHFPSEKQRREKAPGNKRKRKPRGRHHKVPKHTVDSGGVINITDDSSSDSDGMDTDSNSSPDSLLDNDDVIFVNHTSCQTARIEEMKQGLLNKISQLGKELPLNTLDELIDKFGGPDKVSEMTGRKGRVVRRPDGSVRYESRAEQGLTIDHINLKEKDRFMGGEKCVAIISEAASSGISLQADKRVKNQRRRVHMTLELPWSADRAIQQFGRTHRSNQVTAPEYIFLISELAGERRFASIVAKRLESLGALTHGDRRATESRDLSKYNFENKYGTKALDKITKAILGHIENKVPPPKGYPGGDAIFFREMKLGMMDVGIFCKEPRFGISTEKDCSITKFLNRILGLEVHKQNYLFQYFTDNFDYLIEKDKKEGKYDMGILDLAPGNDEIYEEKQESFLTVGNPQDGQVVLYKISVDRGMPWDEAYNRSLKLSGPDEGFYLSQKLRGNHPCVLLAEQGRGKNFIVFKPNIGKQSHPESLENLHQRYRKVTPEEARDSWENQFTFSFKKCSHANWNGKCKKIEEGQECLQGMRLRQYHMLCGALLRVWKRVSDVVSDITSSSILQIVRLRTKQHNKQVGIKIPENCVARVREELLLMDEEVKRRRKEKEQQAVEQRLAEERMRKMEQDNKHLLANLFNQKPMLNQSLAQSLTQSQILKLKLNQNPLLRTQTGSFSQLQRMPGQSQSALQPPSQSLPLLSLQRNPSQTQQQQRTHNSWPNNPTTNNSNNSNNQGSLPNAVSLSSNFSQFYPQSFLSSFPQLKNPSLPLNQATLSQSLSSKNPLNEILDLTVSSSSPSPDSTEGGLPLDTLAGHASFDFNLESLISQSALNAQHAAQIQQPLLLQQQHQQQQHLQVTQQQQQQQQQQQQQQQQQQQQHLQATQQQNHNLLTNNHHQNLLDLFDVPLSPQMPTQKVSPSSSASSCSSSTSCASSVSNNLVSHVPGGLPPASTLIPTSSPSSLFSNPSSSSSLFPSPSPCFSPSFLLPQSDSLSLPNGHCSSATLDVREALNSMLQAGPDRKSVIQYLPQD, encoded by the exons CAGAAtggcagcagcaggtttcaTGGCTTGGCCAGTTTGGATGATATAACTGCTATTATCAGCACCCCACCTTTAGGAGGATTCCAG gCTAAAAGAACTCAGACTccaccagaggaggaagaggatgctgaggaagaagaaacagaggaacTGGGACATGTAGACACATATGCTGAGTACAGACCCTCGAAAT CCACCATAGGAATCTCTCATCCTGACATAGTGGTGGAGACCAACACACTATCCAGTGTCCCTCCTCCTGACATCACATACACCCTCTCTATCCCTGAGTCGACTATTAACAGTGGCTTGCTGTCCGCTCTGCAGCTAGAGGCCATCATCTATGCCTGCCAG CAACACGAGGTGATCCTTCAGAACAACCAGAGAGCAGGCTTCTTGATCGGAGATGGGGCAGGGGTCGGAAAGGGTCGCACTGTGGCAGGAATCATCCTGGAGAATTACCTtaggggaagaaagaaagcaCTGTG GTTCAGCATATCGAATGATCTGAAATTTGATGCAGAGAGAGATCTCAAAGACATAGATGCACCGATTATTCCTGTGCATGCCTTAAACAAG atAAAGTATGGAGACACAGCTACCTCAGAAGGAGTCCTGTTTGCAACTTACTCTGCGCTGATAGGAGAAAGCCAAGCTGGAGGGCAGCGGCGAACGAGAATTAAACAGATCCTGGACTGGTGCAAGCCAGACTTTGATGGAGTT ATTATTTTTGATGAATGCCACAAAGCCAAGAATGCCACATCCACAAAGATGGGCAAGGCAGTGCTTGACCTGCAAAACAAGCTGCCACGGGCCAGAGTGGTGTATGCCAGTGCCACAG GTGCCTCTGAGCCAAAGAACATGATCTATATGAGCCGCCTGGGAATCTGGGGTGAGGGCACGCCCTTCAGAGCATTCGATGACTTCCTGCACACCATCGAGAAGAG AGGTGTCGGGGCCATGGAGATTGTTGCCATGGACATGAAAGTGAGCGGTATGTACATTGCCAGGCAGCTGAGCTTCTCAGGGGTATCTTTCCGCGTTGAAGAGATCAGACTGGACAGTGACTTCAAACTGGTCTATAACAAAGCTGCCAAACTG TGGGCGGAGGCATTGCAAGTTTTCTTGCGTGCAGCGGATGAGCTGGGCCTGGTTAGCAGGAAGTCTCTGTGGGGGCAGTTCTGGTCGTCTCACCAACGCTTCTTCAAATACCTCTGCATCGCTGCCAAGGTCCGCTGCCTGGTGGAGCTGGCCCAAAAGGAGCTGCAGGCCGGAAAG TGCATCGTTGTTGGCCTTCAGTCGACCGGAGAGTCTCGTACCAGAGAAGTCCTGGATGAGAATGATGGACATCTGGACAgatttgtctctgcagcaga GGGAGTATTCCAGTCTCTGGTATCGAAGCATTTCCcttcagagaaacagaggagagagaaggcaCCAGGCAATAAGAGAAAAC GGAAGCCTAGAGGGCGCCACCACAAGGTACCCAAGCACACGGTGGACAGCGGCGGTGTGATCAACATCACTGATGACAGCAGTAGTGACTCCGACGGCATGGACACAGACTCCAACTCCTCACCCGACTCCCTGCTGGACAACGATGATGTCATCTTTGTGAACCACACTAGCTGCCAGACAG CGAGGATAGAGGAGATGAAGCAGGGCCTCCTCAACAAAATATCCCAGCTGGGAAAAGAACTACCTCTCAACACCTTGGATGAGCTCATTGATAAGTTTGGCGGACCAGATAAAGTCTCAGAG ATGACCGGTCGTAAGGGTCGTGTGGTTCGGCGTCCTGATGGCAGCGTCCGTTATGAGTCACGGGCTGAGCAGGGTCTCACCATCGACCACATCAACTTAAAGGAAAAAGACCGCTTCATGGGTGGAGAGAAG tGTGTGGCTATCATCTCAGAGGCAGCCAGCTCTGGGATTTCCCTGCAGGCGGACAAACGAGTGAAAAACCAGAGGCGCAGAGTCCACATGACCCTGGAGCTACCTTGGAGTGCAGACAGAGCTATTCAGCAGTTTG GTCGAACCCATCGGTCTAATCAGGTGACGGCCCCAGAGTACATCTTCCTCATCTCAGAGTTGGCAGGGGAGAGACGTTTTGCCTCCATTGTGGCAAAGAGACTAGAGAGCCTG GGGGCTTTAACACACGGAGACAGAAGAGCCACTGAATCCAGAGACCTGAGCAAGTACAATTTTGAAAACAAG TACGGTACCAAGGCTTTGGATAAGATCACCAAAGCAATCCTTGGCCACATAGAGAACAAAGTGCCCCCTCCCAAAGGTTACCCAGGAGGTGATGCCATCTTTTTCAGAG aaatgaaacttgGAATGATGGATGTAGGGATCTTTTGTAAGGAGCCGCGCTTTGGGATCAGTACAGAGAAAG ACTGCAGCATCACCAAGTTCCTAAATCGTATCCTGGGCCTGGAGGTCCACAAGCAGAACTATCTCTTCCAGTACTTCACTGATAACTTTGATTATCTAATCgagaaggacaagaaggagGGCAAATACGACATGGGAATCTTAG ACCTGGCCCCAGGTAATGATGAGATCTatgaggagaagcaggaatCTTTCCTGACAGTTGGAAACCCTCAGGATGGACAGGTTGTTCTCTATAAG ATCAGTGTCGACAGAGGTATGCCCTGGGATGAGGCCTACAACAGGTCATTGAAGCTCAGCGGCCCTGATGAGGGATTCTACCTGTCCCAGAAG CTGCGAGGAAACCACCCATGTGTGCTGCTGGCTGAGCAAGGACGAGGCAAGAACTTCATCGTCTTCAAGCCCAATATCGGCAAGCAAAGCCACCCAGAGAGCCTGGAAAACCTACACCAACGTTACCGGAAG GTGACTCCAGAAGAAGCCAGAGACAGTTGGGAGAACCAGTTCACCTTCTCCTTCAAGAAGTGCAGCCATGCCAACTG GAATGGGAAGTGTAAGAAAATTGAGGAAGGCCAGGAGTGTCTGCAGGGCATGCGGCTGCGTCAGTACCACATGTTGTGTGGTGCTCTACTGCGTGTGTGGAAGCGAGTGTCCGACGTGGTGTCTGACATCACCAGCTCCAGCATCTTGCAGATTGTCCGTCTTAGAACaaagcagcacaacaagcaAGTCG GTATCAAGATCCCAGAGAACTGCGTGGCCCGTGTGCGGGAGGAGCTGTTGCTAATGGacgaggaggtgaagaggaggcgaaaggagaaggagcagcaggCCGTGGAGCAGCGGCTGGCCGAGGAGCGCATGCGTAAAATGGAGCAAGATAACAAGCACCTCCTGGCGAATCTGTTCAACCAGAAGCCCATGCTTAACCAGTCCCTCGCTCAGTCTCTCACCCAAAGCCAGATcctcaaactgaaactgaaccAAAACCCTCTGTTGAGGACACAGACTGGGAGCTTCTCTCAGTTGCAGAGAATGCCAGGCCAGAGCCAGTCCGCCTTACAGCCACCCTCCCAGAGCTTACCCCTGTTGTCCTTACAGAGAAATCCCAGCCAAACGCAGCAGCAACAACGGACCCATAACAGCTGGCCCAACAATCccaccaccaacaacagcaacaacagcaacaaccagGGATCTCTGCCCAATGCCGTTAGCCTCAGCTCCAATTTCTCTCAGTTTTACCCCCagtctttcctttcctcttttccACAGCTGAAGAACCCGTCTCTTCCACTCAATCAGGCCACACTGTCTCAAAGCTTGTCTTCCAAGAATCCCCTGAATGAGATCTTGGACCTGACTGTCAGCTCCTCGTCGCCCTCCCCAGACAGCACGGAGGGCGGGCTGCCTCTTGATACTCTGGCCGGACACGCATCATTCGACTTTAACCTGGAGTCTCTGATTTCCCAGAGTGCATTGAATGCCCAGCACGCTGCACAAATACAGCAGCCTCTTTTGCTAcaacagcagcaccagcagcagcaacatctgCAGgtgacacaacagcagcagcagcagcaacagcagcaacaacagcagcagcagcaacaacaacaacaacatctgcAAGCGACGCAGCAGCAGAATCACAACCTGCTCACCAATAACCACCATCAGAACCTGTTAGATTTATTTGACGTGCCCCTTTCTCCCCAGATGCCCACACAGAAAGTCAGCCCTTCATCCTCcgcttcctcctgctcttcctccacGTCCTGCGCCTCGTCTGTGTCAAACAACCTGGTCTCTCACGTGCCCGGTGGTCTCCCACCTGCATCCACCCTCATCCCAACATcatccccctcttctctcttctccaacccgtcctcctcttcttctctgtttcccAGCCCTTCCCCttgcttctctccctcctttctaCTCCCACAGTCCGACTCTCTGTCCTTACCCAACGGCCACTGCAGTTCTGCCACTCTCGACGTCCGCGAGGCGCTGAACAGCATGCTTCAGGCCGGTCCAGATCGCAAGTCTGTCATCCAGTACCTGCCACAAGACTGA
- the sbno2b gene encoding si:ch73-63e15.2 isoform X6, translating into MRQYHFNSSTTTTTPDVHMDVYSGFPEVDFSSLNVPRNGDFPQDLSCIDDLSTNSLFSSPADSLSEYADAQSFISTDNLEAVPTIWDVSTSTTTTPAQSQLEQNGSSRFHGLASLDDITAIISTPPLGGFQAKRTQTPPEEEEDAEEEETEELGHVDTYAEYRPSKSTIGISHPDIVVETNTLSSVPPPDITYTLSIPESTINSGLLSALQLEAIIYACQQHEVILQNNQRAGFLIGDGAGVGKGRTVAGIILENYLRGRKKALWFSISNDLKFDAERDLKDIDAPIIPVHALNKIKYGDTATSEGVLFATYSALIGESQAGGQRRTRIKQILDWCKPDFDGVIIFDECHKAKNATSTKMGKAVLDLQNKLPRARVVYASATGASEPKNMIYMSRLGIWGEGTPFRAFDDFLHTIEKRGVGAMEIVAMDMKVSGMYIARQLSFSGVSFRVEEIRLDSDFKLVYNKAAKLWAEALQVFLRAADELGLVSRKSLWGQFWSSHQRFFKYLCIAAKVRCLVELAQKELQAGKCIVVGLQSTGESRTREVLDENDGHLDRFVSAAEGVFQSLVSKHFPSEKQRREKAPGNKRKRKPRGRHHKVPKHTVDSGGVINITDDSSSDSDGMDTDSNSSPDSLLDNDDVIFVNHTSCQTARIEEMKQGLLNKISQLGKELPLNTLDELIDKFGGPDKVSEMTGRKGRVVRRPDGSVRYESRAEQGLTIDHINLKEKDRFMGGEKCVAIISEAASSGISLQADKRVKNQRRRVHMTLELPWSADRAIQQFGRTHRSNQVTAPEYIFLISELAGERRFASIVAKRLESLGALTHGDRRATESRDLSKYNFENKYGTKALDKITKAILGHIENKVPPPKGYPGGDAIFFREMKLGMMDVGIFCKEPRFGISTEKDCSITKFLNRILGLEVHKQNYLFQYFTDNFDYLIEKDKKEGKYDMGILDLAPGNDEIYEEKQESFLTVGNPQDGQVVLYKISVDRGMPWDEAYNRSLKLSGPDEGFYLSQKLRGNHPCVLLAEQGRGKNFIVFKPNIGKQSHPESLENLHQRYRKVTPEEARDSWENQFTFSFKKCSHANWNGKCKKIEEGQECLQGMRLRQYHMLCGALLRVWKRVSDVVSDITSSSILQIVRLRTKQHNKQVGIKIPENCVARVREELLLMDEEVKRRRKEKEQQAVEQRLAEERMRKMEQDNKHLLANLFNQKPMLNQSLAQSLTQSQILKLKLNQNPLLRTQTGSFSQLQRMPGQSQSALQPPSQSLPLLSLQRNPSQTQQQQRTHNSWPNNPTTNNSNNSNNQGSLPNAVSLSSNFSQFYPQSFLSSFPQLKNPSLPLNQATLSQSLSSKNPLNEILDLTVSSSSPSPDSTEGGLPLDTLAGHASFDFNLESLISQSALNAQHAAQIQQPLLLQQQHQQQQHLQVTQQQQQQQQQQQQQQQQQQQQHLQATQQQNHNLLTNNHHQNLLDLFDVPLSPQMPTQKVSPSSSASSCSSSTSCASSVSNNLVSHVPGGLPPASTLIPTSSPSSLFSNPSSSSSLFPSPSPCFSPSFLLPQSDSLSLPNGHCSSATLDVREALNSMLQAGPDRKSVIQYLPQD; encoded by the exons CAGAAtggcagcagcaggtttcaTGGCTTGGCCAGTTTGGATGATATAACTGCTATTATCAGCACCCCACCTTTAGGAGGATTCCAG gCTAAAAGAACTCAGACTccaccagaggaggaagaggatgctgaggaagaagaaacagaggaacTGGGACATGTAGACACATATGCTGAGTACAGACCCTCGAAAT CCACCATAGGAATCTCTCATCCTGACATAGTGGTGGAGACCAACACACTATCCAGTGTCCCTCCTCCTGACATCACATACACCCTCTCTATCCCTGAGTCGACTATTAACAGTGGCTTGCTGTCCGCTCTGCAGCTAGAGGCCATCATCTATGCCTGCCAG CAACACGAGGTGATCCTTCAGAACAACCAGAGAGCAGGCTTCTTGATCGGAGATGGGGCAGGGGTCGGAAAGGGTCGCACTGTGGCAGGAATCATCCTGGAGAATTACCTtaggggaagaaagaaagcaCTGTG GTTCAGCATATCGAATGATCTGAAATTTGATGCAGAGAGAGATCTCAAAGACATAGATGCACCGATTATTCCTGTGCATGCCTTAAACAAG atAAAGTATGGAGACACAGCTACCTCAGAAGGAGTCCTGTTTGCAACTTACTCTGCGCTGATAGGAGAAAGCCAAGCTGGAGGGCAGCGGCGAACGAGAATTAAACAGATCCTGGACTGGTGCAAGCCAGACTTTGATGGAGTT ATTATTTTTGATGAATGCCACAAAGCCAAGAATGCCACATCCACAAAGATGGGCAAGGCAGTGCTTGACCTGCAAAACAAGCTGCCACGGGCCAGAGTGGTGTATGCCAGTGCCACAG GTGCCTCTGAGCCAAAGAACATGATCTATATGAGCCGCCTGGGAATCTGGGGTGAGGGCACGCCCTTCAGAGCATTCGATGACTTCCTGCACACCATCGAGAAGAG AGGTGTCGGGGCCATGGAGATTGTTGCCATGGACATGAAAGTGAGCGGTATGTACATTGCCAGGCAGCTGAGCTTCTCAGGGGTATCTTTCCGCGTTGAAGAGATCAGACTGGACAGTGACTTCAAACTGGTCTATAACAAAGCTGCCAAACTG TGGGCGGAGGCATTGCAAGTTTTCTTGCGTGCAGCGGATGAGCTGGGCCTGGTTAGCAGGAAGTCTCTGTGGGGGCAGTTCTGGTCGTCTCACCAACGCTTCTTCAAATACCTCTGCATCGCTGCCAAGGTCCGCTGCCTGGTGGAGCTGGCCCAAAAGGAGCTGCAGGCCGGAAAG TGCATCGTTGTTGGCCTTCAGTCGACCGGAGAGTCTCGTACCAGAGAAGTCCTGGATGAGAATGATGGACATCTGGACAgatttgtctctgcagcaga GGGAGTATTCCAGTCTCTGGTATCGAAGCATTTCCcttcagagaaacagaggagagagaaggcaCCAGGCAATAAGAGAAAAC GGAAGCCTAGAGGGCGCCACCACAAGGTACCCAAGCACACGGTGGACAGCGGCGGTGTGATCAACATCACTGATGACAGCAGTAGTGACTCCGACGGCATGGACACAGACTCCAACTCCTCACCCGACTCCCTGCTGGACAACGATGATGTCATCTTTGTGAACCACACTAGCTGCCAGACAG CGAGGATAGAGGAGATGAAGCAGGGCCTCCTCAACAAAATATCCCAGCTGGGAAAAGAACTACCTCTCAACACCTTGGATGAGCTCATTGATAAGTTTGGCGGACCAGATAAAGTCTCAGAG ATGACCGGTCGTAAGGGTCGTGTGGTTCGGCGTCCTGATGGCAGCGTCCGTTATGAGTCACGGGCTGAGCAGGGTCTCACCATCGACCACATCAACTTAAAGGAAAAAGACCGCTTCATGGGTGGAGAGAAG tGTGTGGCTATCATCTCAGAGGCAGCCAGCTCTGGGATTTCCCTGCAGGCGGACAAACGAGTGAAAAACCAGAGGCGCAGAGTCCACATGACCCTGGAGCTACCTTGGAGTGCAGACAGAGCTATTCAGCAGTTTG GTCGAACCCATCGGTCTAATCAGGTGACGGCCCCAGAGTACATCTTCCTCATCTCAGAGTTGGCAGGGGAGAGACGTTTTGCCTCCATTGTGGCAAAGAGACTAGAGAGCCTG GGGGCTTTAACACACGGAGACAGAAGAGCCACTGAATCCAGAGACCTGAGCAAGTACAATTTTGAAAACAAG TACGGTACCAAGGCTTTGGATAAGATCACCAAAGCAATCCTTGGCCACATAGAGAACAAAGTGCCCCCTCCCAAAGGTTACCCAGGAGGTGATGCCATCTTTTTCAGAG aaatgaaacttgGAATGATGGATGTAGGGATCTTTTGTAAGGAGCCGCGCTTTGGGATCAGTACAGAGAAAG ACTGCAGCATCACCAAGTTCCTAAATCGTATCCTGGGCCTGGAGGTCCACAAGCAGAACTATCTCTTCCAGTACTTCACTGATAACTTTGATTATCTAATCgagaaggacaagaaggagGGCAAATACGACATGGGAATCTTAG ACCTGGCCCCAGGTAATGATGAGATCTatgaggagaagcaggaatCTTTCCTGACAGTTGGAAACCCTCAGGATGGACAGGTTGTTCTCTATAAG ATCAGTGTCGACAGAGGTATGCCCTGGGATGAGGCCTACAACAGGTCATTGAAGCTCAGCGGCCCTGATGAGGGATTCTACCTGTCCCAGAAG CTGCGAGGAAACCACCCATGTGTGCTGCTGGCTGAGCAAGGACGAGGCAAGAACTTCATCGTCTTCAAGCCCAATATCGGCAAGCAAAGCCACCCAGAGAGCCTGGAAAACCTACACCAACGTTACCGGAAG GTGACTCCAGAAGAAGCCAGAGACAGTTGGGAGAACCAGTTCACCTTCTCCTTCAAGAAGTGCAGCCATGCCAACTG GAATGGGAAGTGTAAGAAAATTGAGGAAGGCCAGGAGTGTCTGCAGGGCATGCGGCTGCGTCAGTACCACATGTTGTGTGGTGCTCTACTGCGTGTGTGGAAGCGAGTGTCCGACGTGGTGTCTGACATCACCAGCTCCAGCATCTTGCAGATTGTCCGTCTTAGAACaaagcagcacaacaagcaAGTCG GTATCAAGATCCCAGAGAACTGCGTGGCCCGTGTGCGGGAGGAGCTGTTGCTAATGGacgaggaggtgaagaggaggcgaaaggagaaggagcagcaggCCGTGGAGCAGCGGCTGGCCGAGGAGCGCATGCGTAAAATGGAGCAAGATAACAAGCACCTCCTGGCGAATCTGTTCAACCAGAAGCCCATGCTTAACCAGTCCCTCGCTCAGTCTCTCACCCAAAGCCAGATcctcaaactgaaactgaaccAAAACCCTCTGTTGAGGACACAGACTGGGAGCTTCTCTCAGTTGCAGAGAATGCCAGGCCAGAGCCAGTCCGCCTTACAGCCACCCTCCCAGAGCTTACCCCTGTTGTCCTTACAGAGAAATCCCAGCCAAACGCAGCAGCAACAACGGACCCATAACAGCTGGCCCAACAATCccaccaccaacaacagcaacaacagcaacaaccagGGATCTCTGCCCAATGCCGTTAGCCTCAGCTCCAATTTCTCTCAGTTTTACCCCCagtctttcctttcctcttttccACAGCTGAAGAACCCGTCTCTTCCACTCAATCAGGCCACACTGTCTCAAAGCTTGTCTTCCAAGAATCCCCTGAATGAGATCTTGGACCTGACTGTCAGCTCCTCGTCGCCCTCCCCAGACAGCACGGAGGGCGGGCTGCCTCTTGATACTCTGGCCGGACACGCATCATTCGACTTTAACCTGGAGTCTCTGATTTCCCAGAGTGCATTGAATGCCCAGCACGCTGCACAAATACAGCAGCCTCTTTTGCTAcaacagcagcaccagcagcagcaacatctgCAGgtgacacaacagcagcagcagcagcaacagcagcaacaacagcagcagcagcaacaacaacaacaacatctgcAAGCGACGCAGCAGCAGAATCACAACCTGCTCACCAATAACCACCATCAGAACCTGTTAGATTTATTTGACGTGCCCCTTTCTCCCCAGATGCCCACACAGAAAGTCAGCCCTTCATCCTCcgcttcctcctgctcttcctccacGTCCTGCGCCTCGTCTGTGTCAAACAACCTGGTCTCTCACGTGCCCGGTGGTCTCCCACCTGCATCCACCCTCATCCCAACATcatccccctcttctctcttctccaacccgtcctcctcttcttctctgtttcccAGCCCTTCCCCttgcttctctccctcctttctaCTCCCACAGTCCGACTCTCTGTCCTTACCCAACGGCCACTGCAGTTCTGCCACTCTCGACGTCCGCGAGGCGCTGAACAGCATGCTTCAGGCCGGTCCAGATCGCAAGTCTGTCATCCAGTACCTGCCACAAGACTGA